A window of the Camelus dromedarius isolate mCamDro1 chromosome 5, mCamDro1.pat, whole genome shotgun sequence genome harbors these coding sequences:
- the DHRS1 gene encoding dehydrogenase/reductase SDR family member 1, whose protein sequence is MAAPMKGQVCVVTGASRGIGRGIALQLCQAGATVYITGRHLDTLQATAQEAQSRGGRCMPVVCDSSQESEVRSLFEQVAQEQHGRLDVLVNNAYAGVQVILNNTKKAFWESPASIWDDINNVGLRGHYLCSVYGARLMVPAGRGLIVVISSIGGLHYFINVPYGVGKAACDRLAADCAHELRRHGVSYVSLWPGFVQTELMKEQAMKGDSTADPLVEQIRSQFSSAETTEMSGKCVVALATDPNILRLSGKVLPSCDLARRYGLQDVNGRPIQDYLSLSFILSRVSSLGWLASYLPSFLRVPKWAMTLYTSKF, encoded by the exons ATGGCAGCTCCCATGAAGGGCCAAGTGTGTGTGGTGACTGGTGCTTCCAGGGGTATTGGCCGCGGCATCGCTTTACAGCTCTGCCAAGCAGGTGCCACAGTTTACATCACTGGCCGCCATCTGGACACGCTGCAGGCCACTGCTCAGGAA gCGCAATCTCGAGGGGGCCGATGTATGCCTGTGGTATGCGATTCAAGTCAGGAGAGTGAAGTGCGAAGCCTGTTTGAACAGGTGGCTCAAGAACAGCATGGGCGTCTGGATGTGCTGGTCAACAACGCCTATGCTGGGGTCCAG GTGATCCTCAACAACACTAAGAAGGCATTCTGGGAAAGCCCCGCCTCCATCTGGGATGATATCAACAATGTTGGGCTTAG AGGCCACTACTTGTGCTCGGTGTATGGCGCACGGCTGATGGTACCAGCTGGCCGGGGGCTCATCGTGGTCATCTCCTCCATTGGGGGGCTGCACTATTTCATCAACGTCCCCTATGGTGTGGGCAAAGCTGCG TGCGACAGGCTGGCTGCTGACTGTGCCCACGAGCTGCGGCGCCATGGAGTCAGCTACGTCTCTCTGTGGCCCGGGTTTGTACAGACAGAACTGATGAAGGAACAGGCGATGAAGGGAGACAGCACCGCTGATCCGCTGGTTGAGCAG ATCAGATCTCAGTTCTCATCTGCGGAGACTACAGAAATGAGTGGCAAATGTGTGGTGGCTTTGGCAACAG ACCCCAATATCCTACGCCTGAGTGGGAAGGTGCTGCCGTCCTGTGACCTCGCTCGGCGCTATGGCCTTCAGGACGTCAATG GCCGCCCCATCCAAGACTATTTGTCTTTGAGCTTCATTCTCTCCCGTGTCTCCAGCCTGGGCTGGCTGGCCTCCTACTTGCCCAGCTTCCTCCGAGTGCCCAAGTGGGCTATGACCCTCTATACTAGCAAGTTCTAA